The genomic segment GACCTGTACGTGATCGCAGGCGGACGGCGCTACACCTTCAGCAATGTGCGCAGGCTCGTGTCGCATGCCCGGATCACGCCCGTGCTGGACGGCAGCGGCCTGAAAAACACCCTGGAGCGCGACGCCATCGCGCAGCTTGACCCGGTGGTGGGGTGGCGCGGGCAGCGGGTGCTGATGGTCAGCGCGGTGGACCGCTTCGGGATGGCGGAGGCGCTGGCGGGGGCCGGGGCGGACGTGGTATACGGCGACCTCGTGTTCGGGCTGAACCTCAACGTGCCGCTGCGCTCCATCGGGGCCTTGCGACGGGTGGCGCGGCTGGCGCTTCCGGCGCTGACCCGGCTGCCGCAGGACTGGTTCTACCCCACGGGCGAGAAGCAGAACACCAGCGTGCAGGGCCAGGGCACCCGCTACTACGCCTGGGCCGACGTGATCGCCGGAGACACCCACTACGCCAAGCGCTACGCCCCACGTGACCTGCGGGGCAAGACCATTCTGACCCAGACCATCACGGAAGCCGACCGCGCCTGGATGGAGGAACGCGGCGTGGCCCGCCTGATCACGACCACCCCGCGCATCGGCAAACGCAACTTCGCGACCAACGTGCTGGAAGCCTTTTTCGTGGCCCTGAGCGGCAAGCGCGAGGCGCTGAGCGAGGCCGAATACCTGCGCTTTGTCCGGGAGGTGGGCTTCCGGCCCGAGGTGACCGCACTGGGGTGAGCCAGCAGGCCGCGCCGCGCCCCGGAGCGTGAGGCCCCCTCAACCTCACCCTCAGATGCCGGGGCACGCCACTGCCTACGCTGGGGGTCAAGGACGTGACCCATGACCCAGCGAGACCCCCGGCTTGACCTGATTCCCGACCAGCGCACCCGCGTAAGCGTGGCGACCTACCCCACCTACGGGGAGGCGCAGCGGGCGGTGGACTACCTCAGCGACCAGAAGTTTCCGGTCGAGCGCACCGCCATCGTGGGCGAGGGCCTGAAGATGGTCGAGCAGGTCACCGGGCGGCTCGACTGGGGCCGGGCGGCGGGGCTGGGGTTCGGGCAGGGCATCTTCATCGGCCTGTTCGTGGGCCTGCTGTTCGGATTGCTGGGGCTGGGCGGCGGCAACCTGCTGTTCGCGGTCGGGTACGGCATCTTCATGGGCGGCGTCACCGGACTGCTGTGGGGCGTGGTGGGCTACGCCCTGAGCGGCGGGCGGCGCGACTTCACCTCCGCCTCGGGCATGAGGGCGGACCACTACGTCCTGCTGGCCGACCCGGAGGTCGCCGAGCAGGCCCGCACCCTGCTGTCGGCCATGCCCGCCCGTTAGAGCCTTGAACAGACAGAA from the Deinococcus sp. NW-56 genome contains:
- a CDS encoding quinate 5-dehydrogenase, with the translated sequence MTDPLRGWQPAPPGFKHVVSVSLGNSSRNAREELTVLGQPFVLERLGTDGDANKAAELFAALDGRVDAFGLGGADLYVIAGGRRYTFSNVRRLVSHARITPVLDGSGLKNTLERDAIAQLDPVVGWRGQRVLMVSAVDRFGMAEALAGAGADVVYGDLVFGLNLNVPLRSIGALRRVARLALPALTRLPQDWFYPTGEKQNTSVQGQGTRYYAWADVIAGDTHYAKRYAPRDLRGKTILTQTITEADRAWMEERGVARLITTTPRIGKRNFATNVLEAFFVALSGKREALSEAEYLRFVREVGFRPEVTALG
- a CDS encoding general stress protein; the protein is MTQRDPRLDLIPDQRTRVSVATYPTYGEAQRAVDYLSDQKFPVERTAIVGEGLKMVEQVTGRLDWGRAAGLGFGQGIFIGLFVGLLFGLLGLGGGNLLFAVGYGIFMGGVTGLLWGVVGYALSGGRRDFTSASGMRADHYVLLADPEVAEQARTLLSAMPAR